Proteins from one Roseofilum reptotaenium CS-1145 genomic window:
- a CDS encoding alginate O-acetyltransferase AlgX-related protein, with product MIKPTKSLKVNKVSQVALLLICWIGIPWIIVEIAMILLDPFLFKGFYQYDPDMGFRVRPDTLGSNRFGFNDQDYPLERVSGTVRMMIVGDSFNWAGGLEGNYTTLLENQFAQTPDLPPVEVINAGYPMTHAGEQLIMLQKFGLQYQPDLVILGVFVGNDFIDADPYRKRIVVNDTQIDIDKRNEIQILGYPIIFKSRLWMFIEQKYKVFQETAQIEQPAWANPTPQEEQGTFTEETFLKIQRARLEFCNLRAHAEGKYDDRIKYLFDSITQMKQILAERQIEFKVAIYPDEFQVSQALADQLFETYQLNREDYDLNLMQKLLIEFLDQEGIPYINMLDKFRQVGQTQTLYLLRDTHWNLAGNQLASDILYQNLLDEVKTK from the coding sequence ATGATTAAACCGACAAAATCCCTCAAAGTCAATAAAGTCTCTCAAGTTGCCCTTCTATTGATCTGCTGGATTGGCATCCCTTGGATTATCGTTGAGATAGCCATGATCCTGCTCGATCCCTTTCTCTTCAAGGGTTTCTACCAGTATGATCCCGACATGGGCTTTCGAGTCAGACCCGATACATTAGGCTCAAACCGTTTTGGATTTAACGACCAAGACTATCCCCTTGAGCGAGTTTCCGGAACGGTGAGAATGATGATTGTTGGTGATTCGTTCAACTGGGCGGGGGGGTTAGAGGGTAACTATACGACCCTACTCGAAAATCAGTTCGCTCAAACCCCAGATTTACCTCCTGTAGAAGTTATTAATGCAGGCTATCCCATGACCCATGCTGGGGAGCAGTTAATTATGTTGCAGAAATTCGGTTTGCAATATCAACCAGATTTAGTTATCTTGGGGGTTTTTGTGGGTAATGATTTTATTGATGCCGACCCCTACCGCAAGCGTATTGTGGTCAATGATACTCAAATTGATATTGATAAACGCAACGAAATTCAGATATTAGGATATCCAATTATTTTTAAGTCTCGCCTATGGATGTTTATCGAGCAAAAATATAAGGTTTTTCAAGAAACTGCTCAAATTGAACAACCGGCATGGGCCAACCCGACTCCACAAGAGGAACAGGGTACATTTACCGAGGAAACTTTCTTAAAAATTCAGCGAGCCAGATTAGAGTTTTGTAATCTTAGAGCGCACGCAGAAGGTAAATATGATGATAGAATTAAATACTTGTTTGACAGTATTACCCAAATGAAGCAGATTTTGGCGGAGCGCCAAATCGAATTTAAAGTAGCGATTTATCCCGATGAGTTTCAAGTTAGTCAAGCCTTAGCCGATCAACTCTTTGAAACGTATCAACTCAATCGGGAAGACTACGATCTAAATCTGATGCAAAAGTTGCTCATTGAGTTTCTGGATCAAGAGGGGATTCCTTATATTAATATGCTCGATAAATTCCGTCAAGTGGGTCAAACCCAAACCTTATATTTACTCAGAGATACCCATTGGAATCTGGCAGGGAATCAATTAGCATCAGATATTTTATATCAAAATTTATTGGATGAGGTTAAAACCAAATAA
- a CDS encoding alginate O-acetyltransferase AlgX-related protein, giving the protein MKGWQKLNFRRVVNWAFLGFLWIGVPWLAAELFMIVMEPYLFKGFFQYDADLGFRVNPETPGTNKFGFNDRDYPLEKAPGTYRIVVVGDSYSWAGNLDGNYTALLEQQFEDYYGAPKVEVINVGFPMADPPMYLGMLQKYGLKFNPDLVVLGFFVGNDLHTPVNQKRIVLNDTFIDIDRTKELKILGYPIIGQSRVKMFLQQRYRIFQEQLKLQQAQQENQGKFELIEGAIAQDTPTPNPSPETAPIYSEETFLDIERWKLEINNLPAYQAGKFTPQFEYSLQAVVKMAELLKEKNIPFVVALYPSEYQIDQTLASKIFTEYELNPEDYDLELPQKVVIETLEAHGIDYLDMLEPFQEAGKEQVLYILRDTHWNLTGNQLAANLLFNTLKPQVDAQLR; this is encoded by the coding sequence ATGAAAGGGTGGCAGAAACTCAATTTTCGTAGAGTAGTTAATTGGGCATTTTTAGGATTTCTGTGGATAGGGGTTCCCTGGTTAGCCGCAGAACTGTTTATGATCGTGATGGAACCTTATCTATTTAAGGGTTTTTTCCAGTATGATGCAGATCTGGGATTTCGAGTCAATCCTGAGACTCCTGGCACGAATAAATTTGGGTTTAACGATCGCGATTATCCCCTAGAGAAAGCACCGGGAACCTACCGCATTGTAGTCGTTGGAGATTCCTATAGCTGGGCAGGCAATCTAGATGGCAACTATACGGCACTCTTAGAACAACAGTTTGAAGACTATTATGGAGCGCCCAAAGTTGAGGTGATTAATGTGGGGTTTCCCATGGCCGATCCGCCTATGTATTTGGGAATGCTGCAAAAATATGGTTTAAAGTTTAATCCCGATCTCGTGGTTTTGGGCTTTTTTGTGGGCAATGATTTGCATACGCCAGTCAATCAAAAACGGATTGTTCTTAACGATACGTTTATCGATATCGATCGCACTAAAGAATTGAAGATCTTGGGATATCCTATCATTGGACAATCTAGAGTTAAGATGTTTTTACAGCAACGCTATCGAATTTTTCAGGAGCAACTGAAACTGCAACAAGCTCAACAGGAAAATCAAGGAAAATTTGAACTGATTGAGGGAGCGATCGCCCAAGATACTCCCACTCCGAATCCTAGCCCTGAAACTGCCCCCATCTATTCAGAAGAAACTTTTTTAGACATTGAACGCTGGAAGCTGGAAATTAATAACTTACCCGCCTATCAAGCAGGAAAATTTACCCCTCAGTTTGAATATTCTCTGCAAGCAGTTGTGAAAATGGCAGAGCTGCTGAAAGAAAAAAATATTCCCTTTGTGGTGGCGCTTTACCCTTCAGAATACCAAATCGATCAAACTCTGGCGAGTAAAATTTTTACTGAGTATGAACTTAATCCTGAAGATTATGATTTAGAACTGCCTCAAAAAGTGGTTATTGAAACGCTAGAGGCTCATGGTATTGACTATTTAGATATGTTAGAGCCTTTTCAAGAAGCAGGCAAAGAACAAGTCCTCTATATTTTACGCGATACCCACTGGAATTTAACCGGTAATCAATTAGCCGCTAATCTATTATTTAACACCTTAAAACCTCAAGTCGATGCCCAACTTCGGTAA